Proteins found in one Triticum urartu cultivar G1812 chromosome 4, Tu2.1, whole genome shotgun sequence genomic segment:
- the LOC125552002 gene encoding uncharacterized protein LOC125552002 → MAAAATMTWHEELATLVGDTGVRLPAAAGGAAPAPNSAAAVGGGWYGEEEEGKVEEGWAQQARGFAESTAEMLRELGLGVWDVAAQSLAGAEDSELARRLRRPAAAAGKRLSFMNEYLPEDRDPVRCWVVVAAVAFVALLVLGVGGGDDTPVEQPKKLYISPPNAKRFQLPDGRHLAYEEKGISADRARFSLVAPHSFLSSRLAGIPGISSSLLEEFGARLVTYDLPGFGESDPHPGRNLNSSALDMLHLADALGIVDKFWVVGYSGGGMHAWSALRYIPDRVAGAAMFAPMANPYDSKMTKDEKRKIWDRWSTKRKLMHILARRFPSLLRLFYHRSFLSGKQGQPESWLSLSMGKKDKTLLEAPMFNAFWEKDVAESVRQGDAQPFVEEAVLQVSDWGFSLSDIQMQKKEDQGVFEFIKSLFSQAEREWVGFLGPIHIWQGMDDRVVPPSATEFARRMVPGATVHKLLDEGHFSYFCFCDECHRQIFSTLFGTPQGPLNPAPESSEVAPEPVEETSPAYDEEVAGQEQETSGVA, encoded by the exons ATGGCGGCGGCTGCGACGATGACGTGGCACGAGGAGCTGGCCACGCTCGTCGGCGACACGGGCGTGCGCCTCCCTGCCGCGGCCGGGGGCGCGGCGCCGGCGCCCAATTCGGCGGCGGCGGTCGGGGGGGGCTGGtacggggaggaggaggaggggaaggTGGAGGAGGGGTGGGCGCAGCAGGCCAGGGGGTTCGCCGAGTCCACGGCGGAGATGCTGCGGGAGCTGGGGCTCGGCGTGTGGGACGTCGCCGCGCAGAGCCTCGCCGGCGCCGAGGACAGCGAGCTCgcgcggcggctgcggcggccggcggcggccgCGGGCAAGCGCCTCAGCTTCATGAACGAGTACCTCCCCGAGGACCGCGACCCCGTCAGGTGCTGGGTCGTCGTTGCCGCCGTCGCATTCGTCGCGCTCCTCG TATTAGGTGTAGGGGGTGGGGATGATACCCCAGTGGAGCAACCGAAGAAACTTTACATAAGCCCCCCAAATGCTAAAAGATTTCAACTTCCTGATGGACGGCACCTGGCTTACGAAGAAAAAGGAATTTCAGCTGACAGGGCAAGATTTTCACTGGTTGCTCCCCATTCTTTTCTTTCGTCAAGGCTAGCAG GAATCCCTGGAATCAGCTCATCACTTCTAGAGGAATTTGGGGCACGACTTGTGACCTATGATCTTCCTGGTTTTGGTGAAAGTGATCCTCATCCAGGCCGAAATCTGAATTCTTCTGCATTAGACATGCTTCACTTGGCCGATGCCCTTGGGATTGTGGACAAGTTCTGGGTTGTAGGCTATTCTGGAGGTGGCATGCATGCTTGGAGTGCTCTGCGCTACATTCCTGACCGGGTGGCAG GTGCAGCAATGTTCGCCCCTATGGCAAATCCGTATGACTCCAAAATGACCAAGGATGAGAAACGTAAAATTTGGGACAGGTGGTCAACTAAACGGAAACTAATGCACATTTTAGCTCGGAGATTTCCATCACTATTGCGCCTCTTCTATCACAGAAGCTTCCTTTCTGGAAAGCAAGGACAGCCTGAGAGTTGGTTATCATTGTCAATGGGAAAGAAG GACAAAACCTTACTGGAAGCTCCTATGTTCAACGCATTCTGGGAAAAGGATGTTGCAGAGTCTGTGCGCCAGGGAGATGCGCAACCATTTGTAGAGGAAGCTGTGCTGCAAGTATCTGATTGGGGATTCAGTTTGTCAGACATTCAAATGCAGAAGAAAGAGGATCAGGGAGTATTTGAATTTATCAAGTCTCTGTTCAGTCAGGCTGAACGAGAGTGGGTGGGATTTCTGGGCCCAATCCACATCTGGCAG GGAATGGATGACCGGGTGGTGCCCCCATCGGCGACCGAGTTTGCCCGGAGGATGGTTCCAGGAGCCACTGTCCACAAGCTTCTGGACGAAGGCCACTTCTCATACTTCTGTTTCTGCGACGAGTGCCACCGTCAGATATTCTCCACCCTGTTTGGCACCCCGCAGGGCCCTCTGAATCCTGCACCGGAATCCAGTGAAGTGGCCCCGGAACCGGTGGAAGAAACAAGCCCTGCATATGACGAAGAAGTTGCAGGGCAGGAGCAGGAAACATCAGGCGTGGCCTGA
- the LOC125552006 gene encoding uncharacterized protein LOC125552006 — protein sequence MNTTQKVDPGEPAAKIAQQASQFKRWGRRHPFVRYGLPLISLTVFGAVGLAHLIQGSKEVTKEKEDMEWEVVEKTKALSRTGPVEGAYKPKKLSLEDELKALQQKVDINSYDYKRIPKQNENK from the exons ATGAATACCACTCAGAAAGTTGATCCAGGGGAACCAGCTGCTAAGATTGCTCAACAAGCCTCTCAGTTCAAACGATGGGGACGCAGACATCCATTTGTTCGATATGGTCTTCCACTCATTTCGTTGACAGTGTTTGGTGCGGTTGGTCTAGCTCATCTTATACAGGGAAG CAAAGAAGTAACAAAGGAAAAGGAGGATATGGAATGGGAGGTCGTAGAGAAAACAAAAGCTCTGAGCCGAACAGGACCGGTTGAAGGGGCCTATAAGCCTAAGAAGCTCTCACTAGAGGATGAACTCAAG GCTTTGCAGCAAAAGGTGGACATAAACAGCTACGACTACAAGAGAATTCCCAAACAAAATGAAAACAAGTGA
- the LOC125552004 gene encoding RNA pseudouridine synthase 5 isoform X4 → MADAMAAAAAGESPPLQADYFFGRPWPDLNEGLSYTDTFRGADAETTAALINFYSENYKSSAPLPGWIHRIRNGQITVDGQVVTDPDMILRVGSKLVYHRLAWKEPFAPHLLQVLYEDDDMVALNKPSGLQVLPKGIFQQRTVLAQLQWKEWKMPPSSCSKRKNVQLHPVPVHRLGRGTSGLLLCAKTKLAKVQLASYFAEGAANAEKKRDGTEVGKERKISKFYRALVTGILEHNEDVVTQPIGLVHYPGVAEGLYVACSSGKPAMSKVCVLERLVHQNQTLVQVEIHSGRPHQIRIHLAYIGHPLVDDPLYGIGGQPKFHDLESTSTDISFAYDGGYERPLQPVPGDCGYHLHAHWLVLSHPTTNK, encoded by the exons ATGGCCGACGcgatggccgccgccgccgccggagagaGTCCGCCGCTGCAGGCGGACTACTTCTTCGGGAGGCCATGGCCCGATCTCAACGAAGGACTCTCCTACACCGATACGTTCCGCGGCGCCG ATGCGGAAACCACCGCCGCCTTGATCAACTTCTACTCCGAGAACTACAAGAGCTCGGCGCCATTGCCAGG GTGGATTCATAGGATTCGCAATGGACAG ATAACGGTTGATGGCCAAGTTGTCACTGATCCAGATATGATTCTCAG GGTGGGTTCTAAGTTGGTATATCATCGCCTCGCATGGAAGGAGCCATTTGCACCACATTTGCTTCAAGTGCTTTATGAAGATGACGACATG GTCGCCCTTAACAAGCCTTCCGGTTTGCAAGTTCTGCCAAAAGGAATCTTCCAGCAGCGCACTGTTCTAGCACAGCTTCAGTGGAAAGAGTGGAAGATGCCCCCATCAAGCTGCTCTAAGAGAAAAAATGTGCAGTTACATCCTGTACCTGTTCATCGATTAGGAAGGGGCACGTCAG GTCTACTGCTTTGTGCCAAGACAAAGCTTGCCAAAGTTCAACTTGCATCTTATTTTGCAGAAGGTGCTGCAAATGCAGAGAAGAAAAG GGATGGAACTGAGGTGGGCAAAGAACGGAAAATTTCAAAATTCTATCGAGCATTAGTAACTGGTATACTTGAACACAATGAG GATGTGGTTACTCAACCCATAGGATTGGTTCACTACCCTGGAGTTGCAGAGGGACTTTATGTGGCATGTTCCTCAG GAAAGCCAGCCATGAGCAAAGTGTGTGTTCTTGAGAGACTTGTGCATCAAAATCAAACGCTGGTCCAG GTTGAAATTCATTCAGGACGGCCTCACCAAATCCGAATACACCTTGCATACATTGGacaccctcttgttg ATGATCCTCTCTATGGTATTGGTGGGCAGCCTAAATTTCATGACCTGGAATCTACTAGTACGGATATTTCTTTTGCATATGACGG AGGTTATGAGAGGCCTTTACAGCCTGTTCCCGGAGACTGTGGGTATCACTTGCATGCTCATTGGCTGGTCCTTTCTCATCCAACCACGAATAAG TGA
- the LOC125552004 gene encoding RNA pseudouridine synthase 5 isoform X6 — protein sequence MADAMAAAAAGESPPLQADYFFGRPWPDLNEGLSYTDTFRGADAETTAALINFYSENYKSSAPLPGWIHRIRNGQITVDGQVVTDPDMILRVGSKLVYHRLAWKEPFAPHLLQVLYEDDDMVALNKPSGLQVLPKGIFQQRTVLAQLQWKEWKMPPSSCSKRKNVQLHPVPVHRLGRGTSGLLLCAKTKLAKVQLASYFAEGAANAEKKRDGTEVGKERKISKFYRALVTGILEHNEDVVTQPIGLVHYPGVAEGLYVACSSGKPAMSKVCVLERLVHQNQTLVQVEIHSGRPHQIRIHLAYIGHPLVDDPLYGIGGQPKFHDLESTSTDISFAYDG from the exons ATGGCCGACGcgatggccgccgccgccgccggagagaGTCCGCCGCTGCAGGCGGACTACTTCTTCGGGAGGCCATGGCCCGATCTCAACGAAGGACTCTCCTACACCGATACGTTCCGCGGCGCCG ATGCGGAAACCACCGCCGCCTTGATCAACTTCTACTCCGAGAACTACAAGAGCTCGGCGCCATTGCCAGG GTGGATTCATAGGATTCGCAATGGACAG ATAACGGTTGATGGCCAAGTTGTCACTGATCCAGATATGATTCTCAG GGTGGGTTCTAAGTTGGTATATCATCGCCTCGCATGGAAGGAGCCATTTGCACCACATTTGCTTCAAGTGCTTTATGAAGATGACGACATG GTCGCCCTTAACAAGCCTTCCGGTTTGCAAGTTCTGCCAAAAGGAATCTTCCAGCAGCGCACTGTTCTAGCACAGCTTCAGTGGAAAGAGTGGAAGATGCCCCCATCAAGCTGCTCTAAGAGAAAAAATGTGCAGTTACATCCTGTACCTGTTCATCGATTAGGAAGGGGCACGTCAG GTCTACTGCTTTGTGCCAAGACAAAGCTTGCCAAAGTTCAACTTGCATCTTATTTTGCAGAAGGTGCTGCAAATGCAGAGAAGAAAAG GGATGGAACTGAGGTGGGCAAAGAACGGAAAATTTCAAAATTCTATCGAGCATTAGTAACTGGTATACTTGAACACAATGAG GATGTGGTTACTCAACCCATAGGATTGGTTCACTACCCTGGAGTTGCAGAGGGACTTTATGTGGCATGTTCCTCAG GAAAGCCAGCCATGAGCAAAGTGTGTGTTCTTGAGAGACTTGTGCATCAAAATCAAACGCTGGTCCAG GTTGAAATTCATTCAGGACGGCCTCACCAAATCCGAATACACCTTGCATACATTGGacaccctcttgttg ATGATCCTCTCTATGGTATTGGTGGGCAGCCTAAATTTCATGACCTGGAATCTACTAGTACGGATATTTCTTTTGCATATGACGGGTAA
- the LOC125552004 gene encoding RNA pseudouridine synthase 5 isoform X3 encodes MADAMAAAAAGESPPLQADYFFGRPWPDLNEGLSYTDTFRGADAETTAALINFYSENYKSSAPLPGWIHRIRNGQITVDGQVVTDPDMILRVGSKLVYHRLAWKEPFAPHLLQVLYEDDDMVALNKPSGLQVLPKGIFQQRTVLAQLQWKEWKMPPSSCSKRKNVQLHPVPVHRLGRGTSGLLLCAKTKLAKVQLASYFAEGAANAEKKRDGTEVGKERKISKFYRALVTGILEHNEDVVTQPIGLVHYPGVAEGLYVACSSGKPAMSKVCVLERLVHQNQTLVQVEIHSGRPHQIRIHLAYIGHPLVDDPLYGIGGQPKFHDLESTSTDISFAYDGGYERPLQPVPGDCGYHLHAHWLVLSHPTTNKMVKITAPLPHILQTREERCDPQIDT; translated from the exons ATGGCCGACGcgatggccgccgccgccgccggagagaGTCCGCCGCTGCAGGCGGACTACTTCTTCGGGAGGCCATGGCCCGATCTCAACGAAGGACTCTCCTACACCGATACGTTCCGCGGCGCCG ATGCGGAAACCACCGCCGCCTTGATCAACTTCTACTCCGAGAACTACAAGAGCTCGGCGCCATTGCCAGG GTGGATTCATAGGATTCGCAATGGACAG ATAACGGTTGATGGCCAAGTTGTCACTGATCCAGATATGATTCTCAG GGTGGGTTCTAAGTTGGTATATCATCGCCTCGCATGGAAGGAGCCATTTGCACCACATTTGCTTCAAGTGCTTTATGAAGATGACGACATG GTCGCCCTTAACAAGCCTTCCGGTTTGCAAGTTCTGCCAAAAGGAATCTTCCAGCAGCGCACTGTTCTAGCACAGCTTCAGTGGAAAGAGTGGAAGATGCCCCCATCAAGCTGCTCTAAGAGAAAAAATGTGCAGTTACATCCTGTACCTGTTCATCGATTAGGAAGGGGCACGTCAG GTCTACTGCTTTGTGCCAAGACAAAGCTTGCCAAAGTTCAACTTGCATCTTATTTTGCAGAAGGTGCTGCAAATGCAGAGAAGAAAAG GGATGGAACTGAGGTGGGCAAAGAACGGAAAATTTCAAAATTCTATCGAGCATTAGTAACTGGTATACTTGAACACAATGAG GATGTGGTTACTCAACCCATAGGATTGGTTCACTACCCTGGAGTTGCAGAGGGACTTTATGTGGCATGTTCCTCAG GAAAGCCAGCCATGAGCAAAGTGTGTGTTCTTGAGAGACTTGTGCATCAAAATCAAACGCTGGTCCAG GTTGAAATTCATTCAGGACGGCCTCACCAAATCCGAATACACCTTGCATACATTGGacaccctcttgttg ATGATCCTCTCTATGGTATTGGTGGGCAGCCTAAATTTCATGACCTGGAATCTACTAGTACGGATATTTCTTTTGCATATGACGG AGGTTATGAGAGGCCTTTACAGCCTGTTCCCGGAGACTGTGGGTATCACTTGCATGCTCATTGGCTGGTCCTTTCTCATCCAACCACGAATAAG ATGGTGAAGATAACTGCCCCTCTGCCGCATATCCTACAAACTCGAGAGGAGCGTTGCGATCCGCAAATTGATACTTGA
- the LOC125552004 gene encoding RNA pseudouridine synthase 5 isoform X7: protein MADAMAAAAAGESPPLQADYFFGRPWPDLNEGLSYTDTFRGADAETTAALINFYSENYKSSAPLPGWIHRIRNGQITVDGQVVTDPDMILRVGSKLVYHRLAWKEPFAPHLLQVLYEDDDMVALNKPSGLQVLPKGIFQQRTVLAQLQWKEWKMPPSSCSKRKNVQLHPVPVHRLGRGTSGLLLCAKTKLAKVQLASYFAEGAANAEKKRDGTEVGKERKISKFYRALVTGILEHNEDVVTQPIGLVHYPGVAEGLYVACSSGKPAMSKVCVLERLVHQNQTLVQVEIHSGRPHQIRIHLAYIGHPLVDGEDNCPSAAYPTNSRGALRSAN, encoded by the exons ATGGCCGACGcgatggccgccgccgccgccggagagaGTCCGCCGCTGCAGGCGGACTACTTCTTCGGGAGGCCATGGCCCGATCTCAACGAAGGACTCTCCTACACCGATACGTTCCGCGGCGCCG ATGCGGAAACCACCGCCGCCTTGATCAACTTCTACTCCGAGAACTACAAGAGCTCGGCGCCATTGCCAGG GTGGATTCATAGGATTCGCAATGGACAG ATAACGGTTGATGGCCAAGTTGTCACTGATCCAGATATGATTCTCAG GGTGGGTTCTAAGTTGGTATATCATCGCCTCGCATGGAAGGAGCCATTTGCACCACATTTGCTTCAAGTGCTTTATGAAGATGACGACATG GTCGCCCTTAACAAGCCTTCCGGTTTGCAAGTTCTGCCAAAAGGAATCTTCCAGCAGCGCACTGTTCTAGCACAGCTTCAGTGGAAAGAGTGGAAGATGCCCCCATCAAGCTGCTCTAAGAGAAAAAATGTGCAGTTACATCCTGTACCTGTTCATCGATTAGGAAGGGGCACGTCAG GTCTACTGCTTTGTGCCAAGACAAAGCTTGCCAAAGTTCAACTTGCATCTTATTTTGCAGAAGGTGCTGCAAATGCAGAGAAGAAAAG GGATGGAACTGAGGTGGGCAAAGAACGGAAAATTTCAAAATTCTATCGAGCATTAGTAACTGGTATACTTGAACACAATGAG GATGTGGTTACTCAACCCATAGGATTGGTTCACTACCCTGGAGTTGCAGAGGGACTTTATGTGGCATGTTCCTCAG GAAAGCCAGCCATGAGCAAAGTGTGTGTTCTTGAGAGACTTGTGCATCAAAATCAAACGCTGGTCCAG GTTGAAATTCATTCAGGACGGCCTCACCAAATCCGAATACACCTTGCATACATTGGacaccctcttgttg ATGGTGAAGATAACTGCCCCTCTGCCGCATATCCTACAAACTCGAGAGGAGCGTTGCGATCCGCAAATTGA
- the LOC125552004 gene encoding RNA pseudouridine synthase 5 isoform X1 — MADAMAAAAAGESPPLQADYFFGRPWPDLNEGLSYTDTFRGADAETTAALINFYSENYKSSAPLPGWIHRIRNGQITVDGQVVTDPDMILRVGSKLVYHRLAWKEPFAPHLLQVLYEDDDMVALNKPSGLQVLPKGIFQQRTVLAQLQWKEWKMPPSSCSKRKNVQLHPVPVHRLGRGTSGLLLCAKTKLAKVQLASYFAEGAANAEKKRDGTEVGKERKISKFYRALVTGILEHNEDVVTQPIGLVHYPGVAEGLYVACSSGKPAMSKVCVLERLVHQNQTLVQVEIHSGRPHQIRIHLAYIGHPLVEVMRGLYSLFPETVGITCMLIGWSFLIQPRISDCVCGGKWPDVQQVTSDLHEDMVMGVVESHLQNDSSVLSVHEEASFCIIYKKGRKKIPINGEKQRKINTAYFCRCNYSRARNISIFSI, encoded by the exons ATGGCCGACGcgatggccgccgccgccgccggagagaGTCCGCCGCTGCAGGCGGACTACTTCTTCGGGAGGCCATGGCCCGATCTCAACGAAGGACTCTCCTACACCGATACGTTCCGCGGCGCCG ATGCGGAAACCACCGCCGCCTTGATCAACTTCTACTCCGAGAACTACAAGAGCTCGGCGCCATTGCCAGG GTGGATTCATAGGATTCGCAATGGACAG ATAACGGTTGATGGCCAAGTTGTCACTGATCCAGATATGATTCTCAG GGTGGGTTCTAAGTTGGTATATCATCGCCTCGCATGGAAGGAGCCATTTGCACCACATTTGCTTCAAGTGCTTTATGAAGATGACGACATG GTCGCCCTTAACAAGCCTTCCGGTTTGCAAGTTCTGCCAAAAGGAATCTTCCAGCAGCGCACTGTTCTAGCACAGCTTCAGTGGAAAGAGTGGAAGATGCCCCCATCAAGCTGCTCTAAGAGAAAAAATGTGCAGTTACATCCTGTACCTGTTCATCGATTAGGAAGGGGCACGTCAG GTCTACTGCTTTGTGCCAAGACAAAGCTTGCCAAAGTTCAACTTGCATCTTATTTTGCAGAAGGTGCTGCAAATGCAGAGAAGAAAAG GGATGGAACTGAGGTGGGCAAAGAACGGAAAATTTCAAAATTCTATCGAGCATTAGTAACTGGTATACTTGAACACAATGAG GATGTGGTTACTCAACCCATAGGATTGGTTCACTACCCTGGAGTTGCAGAGGGACTTTATGTGGCATGTTCCTCAG GAAAGCCAGCCATGAGCAAAGTGTGTGTTCTTGAGAGACTTGTGCATCAAAATCAAACGCTGGTCCAG GTTGAAATTCATTCAGGACGGCCTCACCAAATCCGAATACACCTTGCATACATTGGacaccctcttgttg AGGTTATGAGAGGCCTTTACAGCCTGTTCCCGGAGACTGTGGGTATCACTTGCATGCTCATTGGCTGGTCCTTTCTCATCCAACCACGAATAAG TGACTGCGTCTGTGGGGGTAAGTGGCCTGATGTGCAGCAGGTGACCTCAGATCTACACGAAGACATGGTCATGGGTGTTGTCGAGTCTCATTTACAAAATGATTCTTCCGTTCTATCAGTGCATGAGGAAGCAAGTTTTTGCATTATTTATAAGAAGGGAAGAAAAAAAATCCCCATCAATGGAGAGAAACAGAGAAAGATCAATACTGCTTATTTTTGTCGATGCAATTATAGTCGTGCAAGAAATatttcaatattttcaatctaa
- the LOC125552004 gene encoding RNA pseudouridine synthase 5 isoform X5, which produces MADAMAAAAAGESPPLQADYFFGRPWPDLNEGLSYTDTFRGADAETTAALINFYSENYKSSAPLPGWIHRIRNGQITVDGQVVTDPDMILRVGSKLVYHRLAWKEPFAPHLLQVLYEDDDMVALNKPSGLQVLPKGIFQQRTVLAQLQWKEWKMPPSSCSKRKNVQLHPVPVHRLGRGTSGLLLCAKTKLAKVQLASYFAEGAANAEKKRDGTEVGKERKISKFYRALVTGILEHNEDVVTQPIGLVHYPGVAEGLYVACSSGKPAMSKVCVLERLVHQNQTLVQVEIHSGRPHQIRIHLAYIGHPLVEVMRGLYSLFPETVGITCMLIGWSFLIQPRIRW; this is translated from the exons ATGGCCGACGcgatggccgccgccgccgccggagagaGTCCGCCGCTGCAGGCGGACTACTTCTTCGGGAGGCCATGGCCCGATCTCAACGAAGGACTCTCCTACACCGATACGTTCCGCGGCGCCG ATGCGGAAACCACCGCCGCCTTGATCAACTTCTACTCCGAGAACTACAAGAGCTCGGCGCCATTGCCAGG GTGGATTCATAGGATTCGCAATGGACAG ATAACGGTTGATGGCCAAGTTGTCACTGATCCAGATATGATTCTCAG GGTGGGTTCTAAGTTGGTATATCATCGCCTCGCATGGAAGGAGCCATTTGCACCACATTTGCTTCAAGTGCTTTATGAAGATGACGACATG GTCGCCCTTAACAAGCCTTCCGGTTTGCAAGTTCTGCCAAAAGGAATCTTCCAGCAGCGCACTGTTCTAGCACAGCTTCAGTGGAAAGAGTGGAAGATGCCCCCATCAAGCTGCTCTAAGAGAAAAAATGTGCAGTTACATCCTGTACCTGTTCATCGATTAGGAAGGGGCACGTCAG GTCTACTGCTTTGTGCCAAGACAAAGCTTGCCAAAGTTCAACTTGCATCTTATTTTGCAGAAGGTGCTGCAAATGCAGAGAAGAAAAG GGATGGAACTGAGGTGGGCAAAGAACGGAAAATTTCAAAATTCTATCGAGCATTAGTAACTGGTATACTTGAACACAATGAG GATGTGGTTACTCAACCCATAGGATTGGTTCACTACCCTGGAGTTGCAGAGGGACTTTATGTGGCATGTTCCTCAG GAAAGCCAGCCATGAGCAAAGTGTGTGTTCTTGAGAGACTTGTGCATCAAAATCAAACGCTGGTCCAG GTTGAAATTCATTCAGGACGGCCTCACCAAATCCGAATACACCTTGCATACATTGGacaccctcttgttg AGGTTATGAGAGGCCTTTACAGCCTGTTCCCGGAGACTGTGGGTATCACTTGCATGCTCATTGGCTGGTCCTTTCTCATCCAACCACGAATAAG ATGGTGA
- the LOC125552004 gene encoding RNA pseudouridine synthase 5 isoform X2 gives MARSQRRTLLHRYVPRRRCGNHRRLDQLLLRELQELGAIARITVDGQVVTDPDMILRVGSKLVYHRLAWKEPFAPHLLQVLYEDDDMVALNKPSGLQVLPKGIFQQRTVLAQLQWKEWKMPPSSCSKRKNVQLHPVPVHRLGRGTSGLLLCAKTKLAKVQLASYFAEGAANAEKKRDGTEVGKERKISKFYRALVTGILEHNEDVVTQPIGLVHYPGVAEGLYVACSSGKPAMSKVCVLERLVHQNQTLVQVEIHSGRPHQIRIHLAYIGHPLVEVMRGLYSLFPETVGITCMLIGWSFLIQPRISDCVCGGKWPDVQQVTSDLHEDMVMGVVESHLQNDSSVLSVHEEASFCIIYKKGRKKIPINGEKQRKINTAYFCRCNYSRARNISIFSI, from the exons ATGGCCCGATCTCAACGAAGGACTCTCCTACACCGATACGTTCCGCGGCGCCG ATGCGGAAACCACCGCCGCCTTGATCAACTTCTACTCCGAGAACTACAAGAGCTCGGCGCCATTGCCAGG ATAACGGTTGATGGCCAAGTTGTCACTGATCCAGATATGATTCTCAG GGTGGGTTCTAAGTTGGTATATCATCGCCTCGCATGGAAGGAGCCATTTGCACCACATTTGCTTCAAGTGCTTTATGAAGATGACGACATG GTCGCCCTTAACAAGCCTTCCGGTTTGCAAGTTCTGCCAAAAGGAATCTTCCAGCAGCGCACTGTTCTAGCACAGCTTCAGTGGAAAGAGTGGAAGATGCCCCCATCAAGCTGCTCTAAGAGAAAAAATGTGCAGTTACATCCTGTACCTGTTCATCGATTAGGAAGGGGCACGTCAG GTCTACTGCTTTGTGCCAAGACAAAGCTTGCCAAAGTTCAACTTGCATCTTATTTTGCAGAAGGTGCTGCAAATGCAGAGAAGAAAAG GGATGGAACTGAGGTGGGCAAAGAACGGAAAATTTCAAAATTCTATCGAGCATTAGTAACTGGTATACTTGAACACAATGAG GATGTGGTTACTCAACCCATAGGATTGGTTCACTACCCTGGAGTTGCAGAGGGACTTTATGTGGCATGTTCCTCAG GAAAGCCAGCCATGAGCAAAGTGTGTGTTCTTGAGAGACTTGTGCATCAAAATCAAACGCTGGTCCAG GTTGAAATTCATTCAGGACGGCCTCACCAAATCCGAATACACCTTGCATACATTGGacaccctcttgttg AGGTTATGAGAGGCCTTTACAGCCTGTTCCCGGAGACTGTGGGTATCACTTGCATGCTCATTGGCTGGTCCTTTCTCATCCAACCACGAATAAG TGACTGCGTCTGTGGGGGTAAGTGGCCTGATGTGCAGCAGGTGACCTCAGATCTACACGAAGACATGGTCATGGGTGTTGTCGAGTCTCATTTACAAAATGATTCTTCCGTTCTATCAGTGCATGAGGAAGCAAGTTTTTGCATTATTTATAAGAAGGGAAGAAAAAAAATCCCCATCAATGGAGAGAAACAGAGAAAGATCAATACTGCTTATTTTTGTCGATGCAATTATAGTCGTGCAAGAAATatttcaatattttcaatctaa
- the LOC125552005 gene encoding predicted GPI-anchored protein 58 encodes MTGLVPNACSQQQSYTKHRTPAQGDCAATPSLPPSLPTPMEGSPATRLPEADALPDGFVESSSADQAQPVSSAPAPAAADPLHPALGPDHEGAARADGEETLGSPSTPADAADALRSLSMAAAASEPERAPERQGPAADIGGAKDAMKESFVVEQSEPLANPKDSGEPKRKVVKRNSKLEKDRELLQLAQRYHGVVAERDAGKFLLSKM; translated from the exons ATGACCGGCCTTGTGCCGAACGCGTGTTCGCAGCAGCAGAGTTACACGAAACACAGGACACCAGCACAAGGGGACTGCGCGGCGACGCcatctctccctccctccctccctacACCAATGGAAGGCTCGCCGGCGACGCGTCTCCCCGAGGCCGACGCGCTCCCCGATGGCTTCGTCGAGAGCTCCTCCGCCGACCAGGCCCAGCCAGTCTCctccgcccccgcccccgccgccgccgatccCCTGCATCCCGCCCTCGGCCCTGATCACGAGGGCGCCGCCCGCGCCGACGGCGAGGAAACCCTAGGCTCCCCATCCACCCCCGCCGACGCCGCCGATGCCCTGCGGAGCCTCTCTATGGCCGCCGCCGCTTCGGAGCCGGAGCGTGCCCCCGAGCGGCAGGGGCCCGCCGCAGACATAGGag GTGCCAAAGATGCAATGAAGGAGAGTTTTGTGGTAGAGCAATCAGAACCGCTGGCCAATCCAAAG GATAGTGGCGAACCAAAGCGTAAGGTCGTGAAGCGGAACAGTAAGCTAGAGAAGGACAGGGAGTTGTTGCAACTTGCCCAGAGGTACCATGGAGTGGTAGCGGAGAGGGATGCAGGCAAGTTTCTATTATCCAAAATGTGA